A window of the Dyadobacter pollutisoli genome harbors these coding sequences:
- a CDS encoding GNAT family N-acetyltransferase, producing the protein MDLIIRSAAPKDLPSLLEIINHAILNTTAIYDYEPRTMEQQKAWFEQMFYDGMPVIVAELEGEVIGYGSYNIFRPKIGYKFSVEHSIYLDEKSRGMGVGGKLLGSLIQRARESGLHTMIAGIDAANRGSIEFHKKYGFVEKGYLKEVGYKFDQWLDLVFMQLLLEED; encoded by the coding sequence ATGGATCTTATTATCAGAAGTGCAGCTCCCAAGGATTTGCCTTCCCTGTTAGAAATTATTAACCACGCTATACTCAATACTACCGCTATTTACGATTATGAGCCTCGAACGATGGAGCAGCAAAAGGCATGGTTCGAACAAATGTTTTACGACGGTATGCCAGTGATCGTGGCGGAACTGGAAGGGGAGGTGATCGGATACGGTTCGTATAATATTTTCCGGCCAAAAATCGGGTACAAGTTCAGTGTAGAACACTCCATTTATCTCGATGAAAAATCACGGGGAATGGGTGTAGGAGGAAAATTGCTGGGCAGCCTTATCCAGCGCGCGCGGGAATCTGGCCTGCACACCATGATCGCCGGAATCGACGCCGCCAACCGCGGAAGCATCGAATTTCACAAAAAATATGGCTTTGTAGAAAAAGGCTACCTCAAAGAAGTAGGCTACAAATTCGACCAATGGCTAGACCTTGTCTTCATGCAACTTTTACTGGAAGAGGATTGA
- a CDS encoding bile acid:sodium symporter family protein encodes MNIYKLLSGVAALCLLVALYFALSGNLPQAGPFFIGFFLALAVSFRGYEKLKGFTYTTVIFAAVTTALYYPQHFQTVGDFKLAILITPLIQIIMFGMGTSMSFGDFVGVVKMPKGVLIGVVSHFIIMPTIGYTLANLSGFPPEIAAGIILIGCSPNGMASNVISYLAKANLALSITITAISTMLAPIVTPLLMSALAGAFVQIDTLHMMWDIIKMVIIPIGAGLLFNKFFSGKAKWLDDAMPLVSMAGIAFIIVIITAAGRDSLLTIGPTLLLLVLIHNLSGYTLGYWSGRLFKMSERDCRTIAIEVGMQNGGLASGIAKEMGKMATVGLAPAIFGPLMNITGSILASWWQGKPTGDEETYVETGRAH; translated from the coding sequence ATGAACATTTACAAGCTCCTCTCTGGTGTTGCCGCATTATGCCTTCTGGTAGCGTTATATTTTGCATTATCGGGCAACCTTCCACAGGCCGGTCCATTCTTTATCGGTTTCTTTCTGGCACTCGCCGTCAGTTTCAGGGGTTATGAAAAGCTGAAAGGTTTTACTTATACCACCGTCATTTTCGCCGCAGTAACCACGGCACTTTACTATCCGCAACATTTCCAGACCGTAGGCGACTTTAAACTGGCCATATTGATCACCCCGCTGATCCAGATCATTATGTTTGGAATGGGTACTTCGATGAGTTTCGGGGATTTTGTGGGTGTTGTCAAAATGCCAAAAGGTGTGCTGATCGGTGTCGTAAGTCATTTTATCATTATGCCAACCATTGGTTATACATTGGCCAATCTCAGCGGCTTTCCTCCTGAAATAGCAGCGGGAATTATTCTGATCGGCTGCTCGCCAAACGGTATGGCCTCCAATGTGATCTCCTACCTGGCCAAAGCAAACCTTGCCTTGTCCATTACGATCACAGCCATTTCTACCATGCTGGCCCCGATAGTTACGCCATTGCTGATGAGCGCACTAGCAGGTGCTTTTGTACAAATTGACACATTGCATATGATGTGGGACATTATCAAAATGGTGATCATCCCGATCGGCGCAGGATTGTTGTTCAACAAATTTTTCAGCGGCAAAGCCAAATGGCTTGATGACGCTATGCCGCTTGTTTCTATGGCTGGCATTGCATTTATCATCGTCATCATCACTGCTGCCGGCCGCGATAGTTTGCTTACAATTGGGCCAACATTACTGCTGTTAGTGCTGATCCACAACTTGTCGGGCTACACGTTGGGTTACTGGTCGGGGAGATTATTCAAAATGAGCGAGCGCGATTGCCGGACCATTGCCATTGAAGTCGGAATGCAAAATGGCGGATTAGCTTCCGGTATCGCCAAAGAAATGGGTAAAATGGCCACCGTAGGACTCGCTCCCGCGATCTTCGGACCGCTTATGAACATTACAGGATCGATACTGGCCTCCTGGTGGCAGGGCAAGCCTACCGGCGATGAGGAGACTTATGTGGAGACCGGGCGTGCGCATTAG
- the thiC gene encoding phosphomethylpyrimidine synthase ThiC, producing the protein MKTEKTPEAGAITRTPFPNSRKIYVKGEIHDISVAMREISLTDTRHHGRLGAAEKNAPVTVYDTSGPFTDPNIDIDVKKGLPALRAEWIRNRQDVEELPGISSAYGKQRLSDTSLDHLRFAHISKPLRALPGQNVSQLHYAKKGIITAEMEYIAIRENQRIDQQMAELNGKAGTLGHQHAGHSFGANTPKGHITPEFVRQEIAAGRAVLPNNINHPESEPMIIGRNFLVKINANIGNSAVSSSIEEEVEKAVWACRWGADTIMDLSTGKNIHETREWIIRNSPVPIGTVPIYQALEKVNGKAEDLTWELFRDTLIEQAEQGVDYFTIHAGVLLRYIPLTAKRITGIVSRGGSIMAKWCLAHHKENFLYTHFEDICEIMKAYDVAFSLGDGLRPGSIADANDAAQFAELETLGELTKIAWKHDIQTIIEGPGHVPMHLIKENMEKQLEHCQEAPFYTLGPLTTDIAPGYDHITSAIGAAMIGWFGTAMLCYVTPKEHLGLPNKKDVKDGVITYKIAAHAADLAKGHPGAQYRDNALSKARFEFRWEDQFNLSLDPDTAKEFHDETLPAEGAKIAHFCSMCGPNFCSMKITQDVREYAESNGFGEEEAISEGMLAKSREFTSKGSEIYL; encoded by the coding sequence ATGAAAACTGAAAAAACACCTGAGGCCGGAGCGATCACGCGCACGCCTTTTCCCAATTCAAGAAAAATATATGTAAAAGGTGAGATCCATGACATTTCCGTGGCGATGCGTGAAATTTCACTAACCGACACCCGGCACCACGGGCGGCTTGGCGCAGCTGAGAAAAACGCTCCCGTTACAGTGTACGACACCAGCGGCCCATTCACTGATCCGAACATTGACATTGATGTAAAAAAAGGACTACCTGCGTTGAGGGCCGAATGGATCCGAAACCGACAGGATGTGGAAGAATTACCAGGTATTTCGTCGGCATACGGAAAGCAGCGCCTGTCTGATACCAGTCTCGACCATTTGCGCTTTGCTCACATTAGCAAGCCGCTTCGTGCATTGCCGGGCCAAAATGTATCGCAATTGCATTATGCGAAAAAAGGCATCATTACAGCCGAAATGGAGTACATCGCGATCCGTGAAAACCAGCGCATTGACCAGCAAATGGCCGAATTGAATGGAAAGGCGGGAACTCTAGGCCACCAGCACGCAGGACATAGCTTTGGCGCCAACACGCCGAAAGGCCACATTACCCCGGAATTTGTAAGGCAGGAAATAGCAGCAGGCCGGGCCGTACTACCCAATAACATTAACCACCCCGAAAGCGAGCCCATGATCATCGGGAGAAATTTTCTGGTGAAAATCAATGCTAACATCGGCAATTCGGCTGTTTCGTCTTCCATTGAAGAGGAAGTTGAAAAAGCAGTGTGGGCATGTCGCTGGGGTGCGGATACCATTATGGATCTTTCGACGGGTAAAAATATCCATGAAACCCGTGAATGGATCATCAGAAATTCGCCTGTTCCCATTGGTACCGTGCCTATTTATCAGGCATTGGAAAAAGTAAATGGCAAAGCAGAAGATCTCACCTGGGAGCTTTTCCGTGATACATTGATCGAGCAGGCTGAGCAGGGCGTGGATTACTTCACGATCCACGCCGGGGTATTGCTACGGTACATTCCGCTTACTGCCAAGCGCATTACTGGAATTGTGTCGCGTGGTGGTTCCATTATGGCTAAATGGTGCCTGGCCCATCACAAGGAAAACTTCCTTTACACGCATTTTGAAGACATTTGCGAGATTATGAAGGCTTATGATGTAGCGTTTTCGCTCGGCGACGGCTTGCGTCCCGGCAGTATCGCCGATGCCAATGATGCCGCCCAATTTGCGGAGCTGGAAACATTGGGAGAGCTGACCAAAATCGCCTGGAAACATGACATTCAGACCATTATTGAAGGTCCCGGCCACGTACCGATGCACCTGATCAAAGAGAATATGGAAAAGCAGCTGGAACATTGCCAGGAAGCGCCGTTTTACACATTGGGACCATTAACGACGGACATTGCACCTGGTTATGACCACATTACCTCGGCAATTGGCGCGGCAATGATCGGCTGGTTTGGTACTGCGATGCTGTGTTATGTAACGCCGAAGGAGCATTTGGGGCTACCAAACAAAAAAGACGTAAAAGACGGCGTGATCACCTATAAGATTGCCGCCCACGCAGCCGACCTGGCCAAAGGACATCCGGGAGCCCAGTACCGTGACAATGCATTGAGCAAAGCGAGGTTCGAATTCCGGTGGGAAGACCAGTTCAATCTTTCGCTTGATCCTGACACTGCCAAAGAATTCCATGATGAGACGTTACCGGCCGAAGGAGCTAAAATTGCGCATTTCTGCTCTATGTGCGGCCCGAATTTCTGTTCGATGAAAATCACACAGGACGTACGGGAGTATGCGGAATCCAATGGTTTCGGTGAAGAAGAAGCCATTTCAGAAGGTATGCTGGCGAAATCAAGGGAGTTTACGAGCAAGGGCAGCGAAATTTATTTATAA
- a CDS encoding RraA family protein translates to MRVPFLGLIALAALGLGAPNTARSQTIPKEELMFLTSEWKGERFPDGRPKVSDELINRAKNISIEEAWVVLQNEGYNCQFDGNWKILKDDIVITGRALTAQFMPSRPDVEKLVKDRGNKNGRLGNTNSWPIDMLSKGDVYVADGFGKIASGTLIGDNLATSIFTKSGNGVVFDAAVRDLEGLSKIPGFNAFVRDFDPSFLKDVFLTGINTPIRIGRAIVLPGDIVLAKKEGVIFIPAHMAEKVILTAEFLTLRDKFALQMLREGKFTPGQIDNQWTDQLKEAFLKWLDGNPKEIPMKRAELDEYMKKRTW, encoded by the coding sequence ATGAGAGTACCGTTTCTTGGCCTGATAGCCTTAGCCGCCCTAGGCCTGGGCGCTCCGAATACCGCGAGATCACAGACAATACCCAAAGAAGAATTGATGTTCCTAACCTCCGAATGGAAAGGTGAACGCTTCCCGGACGGTCGTCCAAAGGTGTCGGACGAGCTTATCAATCGCGCTAAAAATATCTCCATCGAAGAAGCATGGGTAGTGCTTCAAAATGAAGGCTACAATTGCCAGTTCGACGGGAATTGGAAAATCCTGAAAGACGACATTGTAATCACCGGACGCGCGTTAACCGCTCAGTTTATGCCTTCCCGCCCCGATGTGGAAAAACTGGTAAAGGACCGTGGAAACAAAAATGGAAGACTCGGTAATACCAATTCCTGGCCGATTGATATGCTTTCCAAAGGTGATGTTTACGTGGCCGACGGTTTTGGAAAAATCGCCAGCGGAACATTGATCGGAGATAATTTGGCAACATCTATTTTCACTAAATCAGGCAATGGCGTGGTGTTCGATGCGGCTGTCCGCGATCTGGAAGGTCTTTCTAAAATTCCTGGTTTCAATGCTTTTGTAAGAGATTTTGACCCGTCGTTCCTGAAAGATGTTTTCCTGACCGGGATCAACACGCCTATCCGCATTGGCCGCGCCATTGTGTTGCCGGGTGATATTGTTTTGGCTAAAAAAGAAGGGGTGATTTTCATTCCTGCCCACATGGCCGAAAAAGTGATCCTGACCGCCGAGTTCCTCACATTAAGGGACAAATTCGCTTTGCAAATGCTCAGAGAAGGTAAATTCACGCCCGGCCAGATCGATAACCAATGGACGGACCAGCTAAAAGAAGCATTCCTGAAATGGCTGGACGGCAATCCGAAGGAAATACCAATGAAGCGCGCCGAGCTTGACGAATACATGAAAAAAAGAACCTGGTAA
- the thiS gene encoding sulfur carrier protein ThiS: MEIIINGQSKEIPEQSSVQHLLSSLFPGPPVKGIAVAINQSVVPGSEWATRLLHSNDQVMLIKATQGG, from the coding sequence ATGGAAATCATCATTAACGGTCAATCCAAAGAAATTCCTGAACAGTCTTCTGTTCAGCACCTTTTGTCTTCCCTTTTTCCCGGCCCGCCGGTCAAAGGGATAGCGGTCGCTATTAACCAGTCTGTCGTTCCCGGATCAGAGTGGGCTACCCGTTTGCTTCATTCCAATGATCAGGTCATGCTGATCAAAGCCACCCAGGGCGGCTGA
- a CDS encoding amidohydrolase/deacetylase family metallohydrolase, with translation MIRKLLFTAALFCSVTLANAQKYSVVIKGGHVIDPKNNINQIMDVALKGDTIMLVAKNIDPKEGRQVVNAKGLFVTPGLIDMHSHNFYGTKMDRTYSNGPNALPPDGFTFRTGVTTVVDAGCAGWKSFPDFKKQTIDISKTRVLAFLNIVGEGMRGGTFEQNVEDMDAAATAKVAKENPEYIVGIKLAHFNGYNWTPTERAVEAGKLANIPVMVDFGGSSPVLPIEELFMKHLRPGDIFTHCFGQLNSREPILDVATGKIKPFVYEARKKGILFDVGYGGISFAFSQAIPAVKSGFYPSTISTDIHTGSMNNAMKDMLNVMSKFLAMGMDLPSVIKASTWAPAQAIHREELGNLSVGSRADVSVLRVLDGKFQLNDTGTFGFWDYTGTKIQGKQKLEAEVTIRGGKVVYDLNGITNPLVLSRR, from the coding sequence ATGATCAGAAAATTATTATTTACAGCCGCACTTTTCTGTAGTGTTACCCTTGCCAATGCTCAGAAATACAGTGTCGTCATCAAAGGCGGACACGTTATTGACCCCAAAAACAATATCAACCAGATCATGGATGTTGCCCTGAAAGGCGACACGATCATGCTGGTGGCCAAAAACATTGATCCCAAGGAAGGCCGACAGGTCGTGAATGCCAAAGGCTTATTCGTAACGCCCGGCCTGATCGATATGCATTCGCACAACTTCTACGGAACAAAAATGGACCGGACTTACAGCAATGGCCCCAATGCATTACCCCCTGATGGCTTCACGTTCCGTACCGGCGTTACTACTGTGGTAGACGCGGGTTGTGCTGGCTGGAAGTCATTTCCTGATTTCAAAAAACAAACCATTGATATTTCCAAAACACGGGTACTCGCTTTCCTCAACATTGTGGGTGAAGGCATGCGCGGCGGCACATTTGAACAAAATGTGGAAGATATGGACGCCGCAGCCACAGCGAAAGTAGCGAAGGAAAACCCTGAATATATAGTAGGAATTAAACTCGCTCACTTCAATGGGTACAACTGGACGCCAACCGAGCGTGCGGTAGAAGCCGGCAAACTGGCCAACATCCCGGTCATGGTCGATTTCGGCGGAAGCTCGCCGGTGTTACCGATCGAAGAACTTTTCATGAAACATTTACGCCCGGGCGACATTTTCACACATTGCTTTGGCCAGCTCAACAGCCGCGAACCGATCCTGGACGTGGCAACTGGTAAGATCAAACCGTTCGTTTACGAGGCACGCAAAAAAGGCATCCTGTTCGACGTCGGTTACGGCGGGATCAGCTTCGCATTTTCGCAGGCCATTCCAGCCGTGAAAAGTGGTTTTTACCCCAGTACGATCAGTACCGATATTCACACAGGCAGCATGAACAATGCGATGAAAGATATGCTCAATGTTATGTCCAAATTCCTGGCGATGGGCATGGACCTGCCTAGTGTGATAAAGGCCAGCACCTGGGCTCCTGCACAAGCGATTCACCGCGAAGAGCTTGGTAACCTGTCTGTTGGATCACGTGCCGACGTCAGCGTTCTGCGAGTTTTGGACGGAAAATTTCAATTGAATGATACCGGAACATTTGGATTTTGGGATTACACCGGAACCAAAATTCAGGGGAAACAAAAACTGGAAGCAGAAGTGACCATCCGTGGCGGAAAGGTGGTGTATGACCTGAATGGCATTACCAATCCGCTCGTACTGTCGAGAAGATAG
- a CDS encoding SusD/RagB family nutrient-binding outer membrane lipoprotein has product MKKYLKLLYLAPMAFFIASCDNGFEEMNVNPNASTEVVPGFLFTRAQLTTVANNYTGAAYLTIGQSMQHFATYKEVPAAGDKYFNYGYSNGSWALYGGDPASAGAVIDVEQVIGAVKTAPENVNKLSVARIWRAYLYHRLTDLYGDIPYSEAGKALTDKNFTPKYDTQQSIYADLLKEIEESIAAFDASKATFGNSDLIYGGDVTKWKKFGYSMMLRLGMRLTEIDPAMAETWVKKAIAGGVITSDSDMATIAYVDGSITASRNFIASGLMSTDYVNPGGDNVEGGKLAKTLIDHLKNTKDPRLNVISIVWVPSADGKSFTADTTTALQKGMQNAAFNSLPGDFNTFSEPNPATILKYNAPLLVFTTAEAHLLLAEAALRGWYSGTTAEAEYTAAVTSAMKQWTLFGNAGIISDAKIAAYLKDNAFKTAGTLAEKMEQIGTQKWLSLFLEDEYEIFSNWRRTGYPKLTPTNYPGNLTGGKIPTRFVIPDSEENYNKANFYEARTRQGGTNTLSSVVWWDK; this is encoded by the coding sequence ATGAAAAAATACTTAAAGCTACTATATCTGGCCCCGATGGCCTTCTTCATAGCCTCCTGCGACAATGGGTTCGAGGAAATGAATGTTAATCCCAATGCGTCCACCGAGGTAGTTCCTGGCTTCCTTTTCACCAGGGCGCAGCTGACAACGGTGGCCAACAACTACACTGGCGCTGCATATCTTACGATTGGTCAATCCATGCAGCACTTTGCTACCTACAAAGAGGTACCCGCTGCTGGTGACAAGTATTTCAATTATGGCTACTCCAACGGAAGCTGGGCATTGTATGGCGGTGACCCTGCGTCTGCAGGTGCCGTGATCGACGTTGAACAAGTAATCGGCGCGGTTAAAACTGCTCCTGAAAATGTCAACAAACTGTCAGTAGCACGTATATGGAGAGCATATCTGTATCACAGATTGACGGATTTGTATGGTGATATTCCTTACTCAGAAGCAGGAAAAGCGCTTACTGACAAGAATTTTACCCCGAAGTACGATACGCAGCAATCAATCTACGCAGACCTGCTGAAAGAGATCGAAGAGTCGATCGCAGCATTCGATGCGAGCAAAGCCACTTTCGGCAACTCTGACCTGATTTATGGGGGAGATGTGACAAAATGGAAGAAATTTGGCTATTCAATGATGCTGCGCCTGGGTATGCGTCTGACCGAAATCGATCCTGCTATGGCTGAAACCTGGGTTAAAAAGGCAATCGCCGGCGGCGTGATTACCAGCGACTCAGACATGGCTACCATTGCTTATGTAGACGGATCTATCACGGCCAGCCGTAATTTTATCGCAAGCGGTCTGATGAGCACTGACTATGTTAACCCAGGTGGTGACAACGTAGAAGGTGGAAAATTAGCCAAAACGCTGATCGATCATTTGAAAAATACCAAAGATCCGCGTTTGAATGTGATCTCAATCGTATGGGTACCTTCGGCTGACGGAAAAAGCTTCACTGCTGATACGACTACCGCATTGCAGAAAGGAATGCAAAATGCAGCATTCAACAGCTTACCAGGTGACTTTAATACCTTCTCGGAGCCTAACCCAGCCACCATCCTGAAATACAACGCGCCATTACTGGTATTCACAACAGCCGAAGCACATCTTCTGTTAGCAGAAGCAGCGTTGAGAGGCTGGTACAGCGGTACCACTGCCGAAGCTGAATACACTGCTGCGGTAACTTCTGCGATGAAGCAATGGACATTATTCGGCAACGCAGGTATCATTTCCGATGCTAAAATTGCAGCATACCTCAAAGACAATGCATTTAAAACTGCCGGAACACTGGCTGAAAAAATGGAACAGATCGGAACACAGAAATGGCTTAGCCTGTTCCTGGAAGACGAATACGAGATCTTCTCTAACTGGAGACGTACCGGATATCCTAAGTTGACACCCACTAACTATCCTGGTAACCTGACCGGCGGCAAGATCCCTACCCGTTTTGTGATCCCTGATTCGGAAGAAAACTATAACAAAGCGAACTTCTACGAGGCCCGTACCCGGCAGGGTGGAACCAATACGCTTTCCAGCGTAGTGTGGTGGGATAAGTAA